A region of Drosophila suzukii chromosome 2L, CBGP_Dsuzu_IsoJpt1.0, whole genome shotgun sequence DNA encodes the following proteins:
- the LOC108010321 gene encoding uncharacterized protein: MQNGKSDDMARKRTRKRSKHRKRRRRSNGKPRPHNTQDRDPWTNVAQIYQSLFEWHHNHVMSLCSKEDPNRDQDHEDVPKETGSSPCLDYVYESSSEEEEIEAVDEEYLKFLEVTIKHQQELRDRRAAQTTDYLDKE; encoded by the exons ATGCAGAACGGAAAATCGGATGATATGGCCAGGAAAAGGACCAGGAAACGGAGCAAGCACCGCAAAAGGAGAAGGAGAAGCAACGGAAAGCCTAGGCCCCACAACACTCAAGATCGGGATCCGTGGACCAATGTAGCTCAAa TATACCAAAGTCTATTTGAATGGCACCACAATCATGTTATGAGCCTCTGCTCTAAGGAAGATCCAAATCGGGATCAGGACCACGAGGATGTTCCCAAGGAAACTGGATCGTCGCCATGTCTTGACTATGTCTATGAAAGTTCCTCGGAAGAAGAGGAAATCGAAGCCGTTGACGAGGAGTATCTCAAGTTCCTGGAAGTGACCATCAAGCATCAGCAGGAACTGAGGGACCGAAGAGCTGCCCAAACCACCGACTATTTAGATAAGGAGTAG